The Castanea sativa cultivar Marrone di Chiusa Pesio chromosome 11, ASM4071231v1 genome contains a region encoding:
- the LOC142616373 gene encoding uncharacterized protein LOC142616373, with protein MLNFLYKPIHHGSYCTLRALQKLYTSKTLPLLTLRYISSTSNQPSFTVSYLINTCGFSREGAISASKSVNFETPDKADLVISFFKHHGFSQTQFSSIIRRYPRLLLSNPQKTLLPKLEFFQSKGFTSSDIVMILTRNPNILIRSLKNKTIHSFDFFKNLLGSDEKTVIAVRRYSAILAYNVDTYAVPKVNLLRENGVHESAICTLFKNWPRVIRTDQVRFKEIVEEVKEMGINPLRASFVNAVSVIRQMNKSRWERKVNAYKRWGLYEDEILVAFAKNPCCFRASEDKIMRVMDFLVNKMGLEASIIVKRPSLISLSLEKRLIPRALAIQFLQSKGLVKKNFYLPTAFEYVEELFLQRFVLPNKEEASELLQLYKEKMDFPE; from the coding sequence ATgttgaattttctttataaaccAATCCACCATGGGAGTTATTGTACCCTTAGAGCCCTCCAGAAATTATACACTTCTAAAACCCTCCCATTGTTAACATTAAGATACATTTCAAGCACTTCAAATCAACCCTCATTCACAGTCTCATACCTCATAAACACATGTGGGTTCTCACGGGAAGGTGCTATATCAGCCTCCAAAAGTGTTAACTTTGAAACCCCAGATAAAGCAGACTTGGTCATTAGCTTTTTCAAGCACCATGGTTTCTCACAAACCCAATTCTCAAGCATCATCAGAAGATATCCTCGACTGCTGCTATCAAATCCTCAAAAGACCCTTTTGCCCAAATTGGAGTTTTTCCAATCCAAAGGCTTTACAAGCTCTGACATTGTTATGATCTTGACTAGAAATCCAAACATATTGATACGAAgcttgaaaaacaaaacaatccaTTCTTTTGACTTCTTTAAGAATTTGCTTGGAAGTGATGAAAAAACTGTTATTGCTGTTAGACGTTATTCGGCTATTCTTGCCTATAATGTTGACACTTATGCAGTTCCTAAGGTCAATCTTCTGAGAGAAAATGGAGTTCATGAATCAGCTATATGTACCTTATTTAAAAATTGGCCGAGAGTTATTAGGACAGATCAAGTTCGATTCAAAGAGATTGTAGAGGAAGTCAAGGAAATGGGAATCAATCCTCTGAGGGCAAGTTTTGTTAATGCCGTTTCAGTAATTAGGCAAATGAATAAATCCAGATGGGAGAGGAAGGTCAACGCTTATAAGAGATGGGGTTTGTATGAGGATGAGATTCTTGTAGCTTTCGCCAAGAACCCCTGCTGTTTCAGGGCATCTGAGGATAAGATTATGAGGGTGATGGATTTTTTGGTCAACAAGATGGGCTTGGAGGCTTCCATTATTGTCAAACGCCCTTCACTTATTAGTTTGAGCTTGGAGAAGCGACTTATTCCAAGGGCTTTGGCGATTCAATTTTTGCAGTCAAAAGGTTTGGTTAAGAAGAATTTTTACTTGCCTACGGCATTTGAGTATGTGGAGGAGTTGTTTCTGCAGAGGTTTGTGTTGCCTAATAAGGAGGAAGCTTCTGAGTTGTTGCAGTTATACAAGGAAAAAATGGATTTTCCAGAATGA
- the LOC142614643 gene encoding brassinosteroid-responsive RING protein 1 — translation MGFPVGYSEVFFPNLFLQALSLLGFIRNLIFSLFNFLGLSDFIETDTIWLDDPTCTPEHKPVSAMLIREFLPVMKVQDIVAGAGAGDLPESCAVCLYEFDGEDEIRWLRNCKHIFHRACLDRWMDHDQKTCPLCRTQFVPEEKQDEFNQRLWAATGVSDFYAEYSEYNSV, via the coding sequence ATGGGTTTCCCGGTCGGGTACTCCGAGGTTTTCTTCCCAAACCTCTTTCTCCAAGCACTTTCCCTTCTGGGTTTCATCAGAAACCTCATTTTCTCACTCTTTAACTTCCTGGGTCTCTCTGATTTCATAGAAACCGACACAATTTGGCTGGATGACCCGACCTGTACGCCCGAACACAAACCCGTATCCGCTATGCTGATCCGGGAATTCCTGCCGGTGATGAAGGTGCAGGACATCGTGGCCGGCGCCGGCGCCGGAGACCTGCCGGAAAGCTGTGCAGTGTGTCTGTATGAGTTTGATGGAGAGGACGAGATCAGGTGGTTGAGGAATTGTAAGCACATTTTCCACAGAGCTTGTTTGGACCGTTGGATGGACCATGATCAGAAAACGTGTCCTCTTTGTAGGACCCAGTTTGTGCCTGAGGAGAAGCAAGATGAGTTCAATCAACGCCTCTGGGCTGCTACCGGGGTTTCTGATTTTTACGCTGAGTACAGTGAGTACAATTCGGTTTGa
- the LOC142614931 gene encoding uncharacterized protein LOC142614931 — protein MSLKEFEHSVVHDLFKAMSKFIVASRHATEIDKERAKLETKLRQVKDECRNWAEVAGKATDEVKELKNLIEELRADIIEKDTCLDHFQKRNDELSTLLKDAKKVAEEEFKASSQFTDLLDGNYAAGFEDFRMEAIEHFPKVDFSLVKIQLGGSASSLLQTSSEDVNIEDDATTKPPQDNPNADAPSI, from the exons ATGTCGTTGAAGGAATTTGAGCACTCTGTTGTCCATgatctcttcaag GCCATGTCTAAGTTCATAGTAGCATCCAGACATGCCACAGAAATAGACAAAGAGAGGGCCAAGCTTGAGACGAAGCTACGGCAGGTTAAGGACGAGTGTAGAAACTGGGCTGAGGTAGCGGGCAAAGCTACGGACGAGGTTAAGGAGCTAAAAAACCTTATCGAGGAGCTGAGGGCTGACATCATCGAGAAGGACACTTGTCTAGAtcattttcaaaagagaaatgacGAGCTCAGTACCCTTCTCAAGGACGCCAAAAAGGTAGCTGAGGAGGAATTCAAAGCTTCCAGCCAGTTTACTGATCTATTGGACGGGAACTATGCTGCTGGCTTCGAAGACTTCCGTATGGAAGCTATTGAACACTTCCCCAAGGTAGATTTTAGCCTTGTCAAAATTCAACTCGGTGGCTCTGCTAGCTCCCTCCTCCAGACGAGTTCAGAGGACGTCAATATTGAAGACGATGCCACTACGAAGCCCCCTCAGGACAACCCCAATGCTGACGCCCCCTCCATTTGA